In Neomonachus schauinslandi chromosome 6, ASM220157v2, whole genome shotgun sequence, a genomic segment contains:
- the LOC110574163 gene encoding LOW QUALITY PROTEIN: BAG family molecular chaperone regulator 2-like (The sequence of the model RefSeq protein was modified relative to this genomic sequence to represent the inferred CDS: inserted 1 base in 1 codon), which translates to MDSSHKVQGGSRKFNRLKIWLRWLKAKINAKANEGCFCPSSSMAHHSSHLLESLDQLELSVEALREAATAVEQEKESLLEMIHSIQNIQDMRQISDGEREELNLTANRLMGRTLTVEVSVETIRNPQHQESLKHATRIIDEVLSKFLDDLGNAECHLMSLYGACSSEVPSXPVDQKFQSIVIGCALEDQKKIKRRLETLLRNTENFDRAVKLLEHSKGAGSKTLLQNAEGKFN; encoded by the exons ATGGACAGTTCTCATAAAGTCCAAGGAGGTAGTAGAAAATTTAATCGTCTCAAAATATG GCTCAGATGGCTTAAGGCGAAGATCAACGCGAAAGCCAACGAGGGgtgcttctgcccctcctcctccatggcccaccactccagccaccTGCTGGAGAGCCTGGACCAGCTGGAGCTCAGCGTGGAAGCTTTGAGGGAAGCAGCAACTGCCgttgagcaagagaaagaaagcctcCTGGAAATGATCCACAGCATCCAAAATATCCAGGACATGAGGCAGATCAGCGACggagaaagagaagagttaaATCTGACGGCAAACCGTTTGATGGGACGAACCCTCACCGTTGAAGTTTCAGTAGAAACAATTAGAAACCCCCAGCATCAAGAATCCCTAAAGCATGCCACCAGGATTATTGATGAGGTCCTCAGTAAGTTTCTGGATGATTTGGGAAATGCCGAGTGTCACCTGATGTCACTGTACGGTGCATGTTCATCCGAGGTGCCAT GGCCTGTTGACCAGAAGTTTCAGTCCATAGTAATTGGCTGTGCTCTTGAAGAtcagaagaaaattaagagaagatTAGAGACTCTGCTTAGAAATACTGAAAACTTTGACAGGGCCGTCAAGCTGTTAGAGCATTCTAAAGGAGCTGGTTCCAAAACTCTGCTACAAAATGCTGAAGGCAAATTTAATTAG